Genomic window (Allostreptomyces psammosilenae):
GCGCCCTGGCACTGTCGCTGCTCGGCAGCCTGCTGGTGTGGTCCGCCACCCGCAACCGGGTCGAGCTGACCGACGGCGACCCCCGAGAGTTCTTCTACCGGCACCTGGTCAACCTGGCCATCGGCCTGGCCCTGGCGGTCGGCGTCGTCTGGTTCGGGCACCGGCGGCTGCGCGCCGCCGTGCCCGTGCTCTACCTGCTGTCGCTGGCGCTGACCGCCCTGGTGCTCACCCCGCTGGGCGCCACCATCAACGGGGCCCACGCCTGGCTGCTGATCGGCGGCTTCAGCCTCCAGCCGGCGGAGTTCATCAAGGTCACGGTGATCATGGGGATGGCGATGCTGCTCGCCGCCCGGGTGGACGCCGGGGACCGCGAGTACCCGGCCGGCCGCGCCGTGCTGCAGTCGCTGCTGCTCGCCGTGGTGCCCTGCGTGATCATCATGATGATGCCGGACCTCGGCTCGGTGATGGTGGTCGTCGCCATCGTCCTCGGCGTGCTGCTGGCCTCCGGCGCCTCCAACCGCTGGGTGCTGGGGCTGATACTGGCGGGCGTGGTCGGGGCGGTCGCGGTGTGGCAGCTCGGCCTGCTCAGCGACTACCAGATCAACCGCTTCGCCGCCTTCGCCAACCCCGACCTCGACCCCTCCGGCGCCGGCTACAACACCAACCAGGCGCGCATCGCGATCGGCAACGGCGGCCTGTTCGGCACCGGCCTGTTCCAGGGCACCCAGACCACCGGCCAGTTCGTGCCCGAGCAGCAGACCGACTTCGTCTTCACCGTGGCGGGGGAGGAGCTCGGCTTCGTCGGCGGCATGGCGATCCTGCTGCTGATGGGCGTGGTGCTGTGGCGGGCCTGCCGCATCGCCCGGCAGGCGCAGGACCTCTACAGCACCATCGTCGCCGGCGGCATCGTGGCCTGGTTCGCGTTCCAGATGTTCGAGAACATCGGGATGAACCTCGGCATCATGCCGGTGGCCGGCCTGCCGCTGCCGTTCGTCAGCTACGGGGGCACCTCGATGTTCGCCGTCTGGATCGCCGTCGGCCTGCTCCAGTCGATAAAGGCCCGCAGGCCGCTGGCCGCCGTCTGAATCCGGGTGCGACCCGCCGCCCGGCCCGCGGTCCGGACGGCGGTGGCCGGCCCCCGGCGCGCGCGCGGGCGGGGTTCGGCCCGGGGACCGGTTACGCTGGATGGTCACCACGCCCGCTCACGAAAGACGCGCACCAGCATGAGTGTCGAGTCGGTCTTCACGCGCCTGGAGGCCCTGCTACCGCACGTCAGCAAGCCGATCCAGTACGTCGGCGGTGAGCTCAACTCCACCGTCAAGGACTGGGACGCCGCCGAGGTCCGTTGGGCGCTGATGTACCCCGACGCCTACGAGGTCGGCCTGCCCAACCAGGGCGTGATGATCCTGTACGAGGTCCTCAACGAGCGCGAGGGCGTCCTGGCCGAGCGCACCTACTCGGTCTGGCCGGACCTGGAGAAGCTCATGCGGGAGCACGGCGTCCCGCAGTTCACCGTGGACGCCCACCGGCCGGTGCGCGCCTTCGACGTCCTGGGCGTCAGCTTCTCCACCGAGCTCGGCTACACCAACCTGCTCACCGCCCTGGACCTCGCCGGCATCCCGCTGGAGGCGGCCGACCGCACCGAGGACGACCCGATCGTGCTCGCCGGCGGCCACGCCGCATTCAACCCGGAGCCGGTCGCCGACTTCCTCGACGCCGCCGTGCTCGGCGACGGCGAGCAGGCGGTGCTCACCATCACCGAACTGATCCGGGGCTGGAAGCGCGAGGGCCGCCCCGGCGGCCGGGACGAGCTCCTGCTGCGGCTCGCCCGCACCGGCGAGGTCTACGTGCCGCGCTTCTACGACGTCAGCTACGCCGACGACGGGGCCATCGCCGCGGTCACCCCGAACCGCGAGGGCGTTCCCGAGCGGGTGCGCAAGCACACCGTGATGGACCTCGACGAGTGGCCCTACCCCAAGCAGCCCCTGGTGCCGCTCGCGGAGACCGTGCACGAGCGGATGAGCGTGGAGATCTTCCGCGGCTGCACCCGCGGCTGCCGCTTCTGCCAGGCCGGCATGATCACCCGGCCGGTGCGGGAGCGCTCCATCACCGGCATCGGCGAGATGGTCGACCGCGGCCTGAAGGCCACCGGCTTCGAGGAGGTCGGCCTGCTGTCGCTCTCCTCCGCCGACCACTCCGAGATCGCCGACATCACCAAGGGCCTCGCCGACCGCTACGAGCAGGACAAGGTCGGCCTGTCGCTGCCCTCCACCCGGGTCGACGCCTTCAACATCGACCTCGCCAACGAGCTCACCCGCAACGGCCGCCGCTCCGGCCTCACCTTCGCCCCCGAGGGCGGCAGCGAGCGGATGCGCAAGGTGATCAACAAGATGGTGACGGAGGAGGACCTCATCCGCACCGTCGCCACCGCCTACGGCAACGGCTGGCGGCAGGTGAAGCTGTACTTCATGTGCGGCCTGCCCACCGAGACCGACGACGACGTGCTGCAGATCGCCGAGATGGCCAAGAAGGTCATCGCCAAGGGCCGCGAGGTCTCCGGCCGCAGCGACATCCGCTGCACCGTCTCCATCGGCGGGTTCGTGCCCAAGCCGCACACCCCCTTCCAGTGGGCCGCCCAGCTGGACGCGGAGACCACCGACGCCCGGCTGGCCAAGCTGCGCGACGCCATCCGCTCCGACCGCAACTACGGCCGGGCCATCGGCTTCCGCTACCACGACGGCAAGCCCGGCATCGTCGAGGGCCTGCTCTCCCGCGGCGACCGCCGCCTGGGGCGGGTCATCAAGGCCGTGTACCAGGACGGCGGCCGG
Coding sequences:
- a CDS encoding TIGR03960 family B12-binding radical SAM protein; this translates as MSVESVFTRLEALLPHVSKPIQYVGGELNSTVKDWDAAEVRWALMYPDAYEVGLPNQGVMILYEVLNEREGVLAERTYSVWPDLEKLMREHGVPQFTVDAHRPVRAFDVLGVSFSTELGYTNLLTALDLAGIPLEAADRTEDDPIVLAGGHAAFNPEPVADFLDAAVLGDGEQAVLTITELIRGWKREGRPGGRDELLLRLARTGEVYVPRFYDVSYADDGAIAAVTPNREGVPERVRKHTVMDLDEWPYPKQPLVPLAETVHERMSVEIFRGCTRGCRFCQAGMITRPVRERSITGIGEMVDRGLKATGFEEVGLLSLSSADHSEIADITKGLADRYEQDKVGLSLPSTRVDAFNIDLANELTRNGRRSGLTFAPEGGSERMRKVINKMVTEEDLIRTVATAYGNGWRQVKLYFMCGLPTETDDDVLQIAEMAKKVIAKGREVSGRSDIRCTVSIGGFVPKPHTPFQWAAQLDAETTDARLAKLRDAIRSDRNYGRAIGFRYHDGKPGIVEGLLSRGDRRLGRVIKAVYQDGGRFDGWREYFSYDRWMECAARELADTPVDVDWYTTRERGYDEVLPWDHLDSGLDKDWLWEDWQDALDETEVPDCRWDPCFDCGVCPQMGTDIQIGPTGRKLLPLTVVK
- the rodA gene encoding rod shape-determining protein RodA, with the protein product MRRLLDADSPLRTTDWLLTGSALALSLLGSLLVWSATRNRVELTDGDPREFFYRHLVNLAIGLALAVGVVWFGHRRLRAAVPVLYLLSLALTALVLTPLGATINGAHAWLLIGGFSLQPAEFIKVTVIMGMAMLLAARVDAGDREYPAGRAVLQSLLLAVVPCVIIMMMPDLGSVMVVVAIVLGVLLASGASNRWVLGLILAGVVGAVAVWQLGLLSDYQINRFAAFANPDLDPSGAGYNTNQARIAIGNGGLFGTGLFQGTQTTGQFVPEQQTDFVFTVAGEELGFVGGMAILLLMGVVLWRACRIARQAQDLYSTIVAGGIVAWFAFQMFENIGMNLGIMPVAGLPLPFVSYGGTSMFAVWIAVGLLQSIKARRPLAAV